The genomic stretch ggttttatgattttaaatctGAACAGTTTAAAAGAGTTAGTATTACTGAGCAGCCAATTTTGGAAAacgaagtaaaaaaaatgagaaCAAGTGATGAAATCATAAAAGTTGTTGCAACTAAtaatgtatacatatatttaaccTCTGAGGGAAATGTGTACACTGGTTCTTTGCCTAACTATTTGGACACGCGCCACTGTTTTGGAAAAGTTTGTGATGTTGAATGCGGATacgaacattatatacttctcACAGATGAAGGCAGAGTTTATACATGGGGAAATGGACGGTAtgattatgtaattttttttttactatacaaTCAAAGTTATTAGTAAGTTGACtggaattataaaattaaatctagaTTTAGGTATAGTATATAGCTATTTTAATCATCTTCAGCTAtgtctatattaatataaatattattcatcaatgGATGATAGTCTGGGATAAATACACAGAGATACCTGAACCCACAGATGAATGGCCATATGTCATAACAGATTGCTGAGTTTCAgctcaaaaaagaaaaaaacctcTGTTTGGcatccactactggacatagatCATTTGTAAGAATTTCACATTACCAATGAATCCCTGTAATTTACTTGTCCACTAACATTAATCAggacaccactatggaattcggggcatagctctagatttaatgatttcctatcttaatgatagaattcaaaaagttgatGTGAACGGAAAGCTGTAGACAGCtcgggtcatttgtgaaaattggtgtccccaagggatctatattaggaccttttctattcctcatttacatgaatgaccttccttacctagctcaggacaatcacgggatagtattgttagctgatgatacatcattgatgtttaaaattaaacgttgtgaaaaaaatcttgacaaTGAGcttgaggctaataacttagctcttaacggaaaatAAACTACGGGCTGTTCGTGCgttatataaaatgggcccaagagagtcattaagggataaatttaaagaagttaaaataatgatggtgcatagtcagtacacatatgaaaatttaatttatgtccataaaaatatatttaaaaagaaaatgcactgtaacaatataaatattagaagcaaataAACTGGTTgttcagtttactaggctacacaaaattgcaaattcattcaagggcaattgtatattattttataacaaattaccaaatgaaatctttgagatgtctctcaataagttcaaagtttatataaaacgtaagcttacagaaaaatcctgttataatattaaggattatttaaacgataaaaaagcttgggtgtgaattgctctagcttcatagcttaatataaatttactggaagatggtgataacaaaaaaaaaatttacccggctaagtttgttgtgggctcttcttagaccagggcgcgtttggaaccctcgtagctttagatttaagttggcgaacgaagttatcaccatccccttacaattatgttaacaaatatgtaagaacgcatcataagtgcctgtgataggcctacatgaataaagaaattttgaatttgaatttaactaaGTGGGAAGACTGGCACAACCATGCTGTTTTCCAATGTCTAACGGTAtaggttaaatataaatgcTATACCCACCATGGGTTGCCCACTGCCAGCTTAGAtggcatcaccacttaccaccagataatATTACAATCATGGGCTAACTCTtagtacaattaaaaaaaaactctacatCTCAATATTTCTTAGTTGCTATTAACaaagaattttttatatttataaccttCAGAGTTTCTCCCTGATTTTGAGAAATAACACCTTCTTTTGGCTTTTTAGGAGATTGCAACTTGGCCATGGAGATTTAATAAATTTGGAAGTCCCGACTGAAGTTGAAGCATTAGcaggaataaaaataaccaaaattaAGGCTGGAGGCTGGCATTCCCTTGCTTTAAGTGAATTTGGAGATTTGTATGTGTGGGGCTGGAATGACACAGGACAGTTAGGAATGAACAAAAATGGCCAAGACAATGTAGAGACCAAGAAAAGTCATGCAACACCCACACTTGTTGATCTTTTTGATGAGAATGGAGAAGTTAATTTACTTATAAAGGATATAGCCTGTGGTACAAGACACTCTGCCATTTTGCTTGAGGATGACACAGTCTGGACCACTGGATGGAATAAGTATGGCCAGCTAGGATTACCTCTCAAGCAATATGAAAAATTGGATTGTTTCACAAAGTCATTTTACTGCCCCAATATTTCTGGTATAACCTGTGGTCCTTGGAACACTATAGTTGAAGTGCATTCATAATTAAATTACGGTTGTAATACTCAGTTTGTTAGTAGATAAATTAGACTTTTTCTCAGTAGATAATATCTATAAATGTAGTATGAACTATATGTAATCTTTTAGAAAATATTGCCCTTAAGGgtttaatatttatcttttatgtagTGTAGTCCAAAAATAGCAAGACAGATGGCGCCACAACCATTACACAATGATATAActacctttattatttttaaagttgcaaattctaaaataactactaaaaaataaaattatatgtttacTTCTATTAAAAGTTCTGAAAGTAACAACATGTGTTGAAAATTGGCAAAATGTTAGAAAAGTAAAGGTTGTTTTAGTTCACCCACATATAGTGTcaataatgaattattattatgtttgaaGCAAATTTGATGAGCGGAGACTTACTTCATCTTGGTGTATACCTTTCTATATGAAGTGAGGTCATGATTTTCAGAGGTTCAGTATTCTTGGCTCAAGTATTTCTATCCACCGAATTAACTAATTAGAAAGTGTACACACACAGAGTATAAACAGAATtctgttaaatataatatatctggGTCAAGttaaattatcataattatGCCAGTGCCCAGGGCTGGATAATGCTTAGTATAGGGACTATGCATTATCCAGCATTATACAATGCCTTTTGGCATTTTGTGATGCAGTATACTATTCTTTTGACATGGTAGCAGTTTTCCGAATGTTTTATTGTAGGTATGGAGGGTAgtggtaaggaggatcatctgtgtatatgaaaaagtgtcgtcaaaatgtattaaattaggatggcgccacatttgcatcaaggtaactcttaaaagaagctccaaatataaatattgttagagtaggcttgaaaaataaacaaggaagtaaggttatatttactacaatattttgtacaacgtaagttgttgaaattctcaataattaactactttagtcgataatgacattaaattttttaactcggcatacatTGCATacattcatctacgattgctacattcataccataccctgtgcatccaccagcgccattgtggaggatttttgaactgttatttagcgcatacaactggacactttttcaacttttctcccatataagatgactctccttacctctaccctccataattgtAGGTAATTCTGTCACTACTAATTGGTACCATTAAAGATTCCTTTATTACGTACACCTACACAATAAAAGTTCACCCAAGGCACTGTTTATATATTCTTTGCaataaactgtcaaatatacgTAGTTTTATGATTTGTTTACAGAAAAGTATCTTGGTCTAAtcctatcccctctatgacgttcttcctcccaaagtcccccgtcctttgagtgttaaatgttttttaatgtttgttttcagtccttattgtagatttttatgtaaatatatagtaagtaataaaattaaagtataatgtacaaaaaatatccgtgttagatatatatgcatgtgttgtctgtgctgccttaggttaaagagctaactagctaataacaactatttcttggtacaaattcaaaattaacttttcattagtttcaccgatcaatctccttcgtgccttcttcatctacaagacattggcgaagtaccttgtgcccagttggcacagacaaaagccataaacaagaattgaattgaattgaatcttGGTCTAGACCGAATATTGCCTGTATTCACTTTGATAGTCTATGTTCGTGGTATATTGACATTTCTATtgtacacaaaacaaaatactttttGATGAAAAAATTATCTCACAATTATATATCGTCACACAACAGTCGGTGTCTATGTATTCAACTCAGTGGATTACTAAtgagtaattaatattaaccaTGTCGGCGTTAGCGAGGGAATACATAGCGTACGCAAGACAACTCTCTTCCAATGGCTGTTATGGTAAGGCCGTGGATTTATATTTGATGGCTTTCGAGAAAAATCCTCATTTAAAACCATTCTTTGAACCGGAATTCAGGTCTAATATCATGAAGCTAAACGAAGTCCTAGCGTCTGCCAGTAAGATCGAAGAAATGTTCTCAAATTTTGGCCGAGCAATCGAAATGTTTCCTGAAAATGTATATTTGATGAATGAAATCGGCAAATACCTTTACAAATTCGGCTACTACAATGAAGCTTGGAATCAGTTCAAATGTGCTCTTGATATCGATGCAGGCTACGTATGTgccgaaaaaaatttaaactcaaTGAAAAATTTGCTGGTTGACCGGTGGCACTTCAGAATGCTCAACGATAAAGTTCGCAATCACGGATACAGAGACGCTATTCGCGAAATGGTGGAGCCCAGGAAATCGACGGTCTTTGATCTTGGCACAGGAACTGGTTTGTTAGCCATGTACGCTGCAGAGTGTAAGCCTACTGCCATTACAGCTTGCGATGGATCAGAAGTCATGACCACTCTCACTGACTGTGTACTAGAGGAGAATAGGTTAGCAATGTCAATAATTGTTGTGAATAAAATGTCAACATCCATGACTCCCCTGGACCTTGGAGGAAAAGTGTCCCTTTTAGTCACAGAGCTTTTTGATGCTGGCTTGTTTGGTGAGCAGGTCTTGGAGTCACTATCTCACGCTTGGCAAAATTTGTTAGCAACATCTGCAAAAGTTGTGCCACACAGTGCAGAATTTTTTGTTCTCGGTGCTCATTCGGATTTGCTCAATGCTAAATATCAATTGCACTCAAATCCTAAATCATTTCTAAACTTGCCTGAATCTAATGTTTATATTGCATCATCTTATGAAACTTATGACTGTGATGATGTACATCAATACAGTGATATCAAGTACATGACAACAGCGGCCAAAGTAGTCAAAGTGGACTTTACAGACACCAATGATATCAATGAAAAACTTGATTGTGACGAGCCATATTCTATAGAGTTAAAAGCATTGGAAACCGGAAATATAAATCTATTGATTGGTTGGTTTAACCTGTATTTGACAACTGACATAACTATCACAACAGATCCCAGAATTGAAAACAGAGCAAATGCTTGGCAACAAGCTGTGTTCTTTGACTTTCTGCCTAGAAACATTGTTGAAAATGAAACATTCagtgttgatttttttatgaaattaggTAAAATAGCCCAGCATATCAATCAAGATAGCCAAATAATGAGAATCTCACCGGAAACTCTTCGATTTCTAAATGACACTGACTACATGAAAATGATCAGAAATTGTATAGGGATGGCTTATGTGTACTTGAGCCAGATGACTGAGATATCTGATGTCAAAATTCTTGATTTGTCTCCATTTCCAGTGTTTGGTTTGTTTATGCTGAAACGAGGCATTCATTCTTTGACCTGCTATGCTAAAACTGAGAAGGATAAAAAGTTCCTTGAAACTGTTGTACTAGCTAATCCGGATGTTCCACTGTCTAAGTTAACAATTATAACTGGAAAAAATTGGCAAACAGAAGTCATTGGAGATGAGAAGTATCATGCAATATTCTGCAACATATTTGAACTGTGCGGTGATATAGATGTGCAATATAAAGAAATTGCTGGGGGTCTTCAAAACACAAATCTCATACAAGGTGGCATGTTTATGCCATCAAACGTTTCATTGATAGCACAAATAGTTAGTAGCAATTGGCTAAACATAAACAACAGGGTTAATGATGACAATGTGGGCTACAAAATTGCGGCACACATAAATAAGTATCAAGTATCACAGAACTTTAACTTGGACTTAACAAATTTGGAGTATACGCCAATGACAGATCCGATTGTTCTAGGAAGTTGCATCAATTTGGCTTCTGATGTTGTTAATGTTGTAATCAAAAATGATGGGCACGCAAATGCTATTCTGTGCTGGTACAAAATAGAGCTGATGGACAGCTTGGAAGAAGTTTCGACGAAGCGACCCTACAGTTTCATAGATGGCACAGCATTTTTGGTAGATCCCATAATACCCATGGTTAAAGGCAATATTGCAAATATTCTTTgctgtgttgatgatgatggagcatttaaattaatgatgGATCTGGAAACTACATAAATAAGTTAAACTTGTTTCACAATCTAAATGTAATGCCAGTGATTTTGATCTGAAATGCAGTTAAGTgacaaatgaataaaacaaataatataagaatatGAATTGTTCTTCTGATTTTGACTGTGGGCAGGTAAATAGTTTAACACAAATACTGCATTATTATAGCTTTAGGATAAAATACATAGTCCTTCTATAACTTTTGTCTGGCCTGGCATCTTGTTTATTGTTTGCAAGATGTCCTTACTCTAGTTTATTTTTCCTCTGCTGTATAAAGCAGTGCACAAGTTGCAGGTTTACTTATGTGGTTAATTGGAATGTGTTAGTTGTGTTAGAGAGAATAGGTGAATTACCTACCAAGATAAGTGTTTTAAAgcaaaaagtgtatttttaaatatggattttataaaataaaagttaatattttatcaaaagcaaTTATGTTTTGGAATCGATTTTAAAACGTATAGGAACATTGTATTTCGtctattataaaagtttattactgtTTAATGATTTCTTTACAAAATGTTTGCAtacataaactttattttacggtttttttttcataccatATATCCTCTGACCTACCATGATCCCACCATATATAATAGATTCTgcggttttaattatttttgtacagaaAACTCGGCTGTAACCTCTATACTATAAGCATAGTAGCATACAGTagcaaagtaataaatatatttaatatataaagaaaaaaacataaaaatgtggatagtaattttataaagaatgTTGTGGCTGTGAGGAATGTGGGGTaaggtagtttattgtaatatgTAATATGGATGCCACATTgatctcataatattatatatttgtaacccaccaatccacactaaaGCAGCGCGGTGACTATAAACACCTGCAAGTGGAAGCCTGTGGGATATTAATTAGATGttgtataaatgtaatttttctaGTAGCCGAAAAGTTAAGCCAATTTAAGGTACGTGTGAAATATCTTCATCTGTTATTTGTTGTTCATAGCATGTGCTGTTAAGCTTTCATAAGATGTATGAGGTTGTTCTATCAAGTCTTGTATTTCAAATCTTAACATAGAGCAACAAGGTGTATATTTCATTGGTGCTTACTATTGTTTCTAGTCagcgttatataatatattattacattttatcttTGCTTAGAAAAATTGTCAACACTTGAAAAGTAGTATGTATTACTGTATACCTTTGTGTCTATTAATCATAATCGTTTATCTACTCATTAACATGTGTTAAGCTTATACTTAGAATCGATAATATCTTATATAGAATTATGCTAACCTTTGCCCAGAAGACATGTAAATCTTAACTGGCTACGAAAAAGTTTTCAGAGTATAGtttcaatgtaaaataatatcagAAATGTTAAGTTGTTTATGGATTAGTAGGAAATGGGGTAGCTAAACTAAGCATTCGTTTAGCTACCCCATTTTCCATAACTCTAACGAGTACTCTTTATGGAAGTGGCAAATCTTTTACTAAAGCTACTGTTAGTAATCTTCTCATCGCAGATCTAGTTAGCAGCAACTATAAGAGAGGTCATAGAATGCAAATGGCTGGTGCATTTATGTGCGAATTACATTGCGTTTCATAGTAATTGTCTTGGCTTGACTTGAATTTAGTAAATCTATGTAATTTGCGTTTTTCCTACTAGAaacttaaatgtaaataaatatgtttgaattatatatatattaatatatacactAACTAGGatttttttgatgtttcaaatAAAGTGAATGTCTcaaattctttttatttcaccTTAGAACAATAAGTGCAATACCTATGaaggaattaatgaatgaaaacacttttgtacaccacataaaaatagttgtaaataaaaacgCTACATAGGTCAAGAGAGATAGGTGGTGCATATGAATTTAgagatatatatttgtatatatacattctaatagaattacgaaataatattgaaggatgcataagtatatttcataaggaatctccAATCAGTTTAAACAGGATAAATATGAAATCGTTATGtctaatattacttattattattactaatataaacaagaagacaatttatttaaacgaattcaaaacatcctTAGTACGTTTActtctgacaaccctattaaagataattttgacaaccctattgaagataaaagcccgacacgcgcatagtacctacgctacacgacgAGTACCTAATAAactgacaggagtcacatgattttaatttagcatgtgaTGTCAGGGCTGTAcctaatttatttcagtaaaaactatagcagtggtttacaccaaaactattaggtttcgtTAAACAGattagtctcagagacagtacataatgtacctctcaAGCGTGtgagtattatttcggtttattttacatgttgtatatatcTATTGAACTTATATACATACTGATGattaattaacaatatttttttactagcaCTCCAACTCTTCGCACCGTAGAGCAAGGGCAATATTATTATCAGTATCAATAATATTGATGTGTGTAGGCAGCCTAAGAGCAAAGCAGCAAAGGACGACGGTGGCCa from Pararge aegeria chromosome 4, ilParAegt1.1, whole genome shotgun sequence encodes the following:
- the LOC120623346 gene encoding RCC1 and BTB domain-containing protein 1-like, yielding MYYVTGTNLYGQWFRTSNNKSLFEGFQQLEKENETKFDLIRAKLVISCWSYNIFTMDNDFFLIGAWKGADNQIVKVPDQCRTSIQSNLLIAGNDFMLILAEKVTRSLWFYDFKSEQFKRVSITEQPILENEVKKMRTSDEIIKVVATNNVYIYLTSEGNVYTGSLPNYLDTRHCFGKVCDVECGYEHYILLTDEGRVYTWGNGRRLQLGHGDLINLEVPTEVEALAGIKITKIKAGGWHSLALSEFGDLYVWGWNDTGQLGMNKNGQDNVETKKSHATPTLVDLFDENGEVNLLIKDIACGTRHSAILLEDDTVWTTGWNKYGQLGLPLKQYEKLDCFTKSFYCPNISGITCGPWNTIVEVHS
- the LOC120637915 gene encoding protein arginine N-methyltransferase 9-like, with amino-acid sequence MSALAREYIAYARQLSSNGCYGKAVDLYLMAFEKNPHLKPFFEPEFRSNIMKLNEVLASASKIEEMFSNFGRAIEMFPENVYLMNEIGKYLYKFGYYNEAWNQFKCALDIDAGYVCAEKNLNSMKNLLVDRWHFRMLNDKVRNHGYRDAIREMVEPRKSTVFDLGTGTGLLAMYAAECKPTAITACDGSEVMTTLTDCVLEENRLAMSIIVVNKMSTSMTPLDLGGKVSLLVTELFDAGLFGEQVLESLSHAWQNLLATSAKVVPHSAEFFVLGAHSDLLNAKYQLHSNPKSFLNLPESNVYIASSYETYDCDDVHQYSDIKYMTTAAKVVKVDFTDTNDINEKLDCDEPYSIELKALETGNINLLIGWFNLYLTTDITITTDPRIENRANAWQQAVFFDFLPRNIVENETFSVDFFMKLGKIAQHINQDSQIMRISPETLRFLNDTDYMKMIRNCIGMAYVYLSQMTEISDVKILDLSPFPVFGLFMLKRGIHSLTCYAKTEKDKKFLETVVLANPDVPLSKLTIITGKNWQTEVIGDEKYHAIFCNIFELCGDIDVQYKEIAGGLQNTNLIQGGMFMPSNVSLIAQIVSSNWLNINNRVNDDNVGYKIAAHINKYQVSQNFNLDLTNLEYTPMTDPIVLGSCINLASDVVNVVIKNDGHANAILCWYKIELMDSLEEVSTKRPYSFIDGTAFLVDPIIPMVKGNIANILCCVDDDGAFKLMMDLETT